In Streptomyces sp. NBC_00091, the following proteins share a genomic window:
- a CDS encoding acyl carrier protein: MSDTPIDEVLSAVSEVFGRPAVPEDDFFALGGDSITAVELSLRLEESLGVEVDVELVVSLPDFAALAAALAQPSPASPTAKH, encoded by the coding sequence ATGTCCGACACGCCGATTGACGAGGTACTGAGCGCCGTGAGCGAGGTGTTCGGCAGGCCGGCCGTGCCCGAGGACGATTTCTTCGCCCTCGGAGGCGACTCCATCACCGCGGTCGAACTGAGCCTCCGTCTGGAGGAGAGCCTGGGTGTCGAGGTCGATGTCGAACTGGTCGTCAGCCTCCCCGACTTCGCGGCACTCGCCGCCGCGCTCGCGCAGCCCTCTCCCGCCTCGCCGACAGCCAAGCACTGA